Proteins encoded by one window of Lepeophtheirus salmonis chromosome 10, UVic_Lsal_1.4, whole genome shotgun sequence:
- the LOC121125416 gene encoding F-box only protein 22 has protein sequence MEIGVVLSSQYGLVKCILEHLSAFELIQTSKHVCKLWNDVTEVILRGRRRMEFFYYEGSKTLPQKKILEKVKEEFSRDFQEFLRHDVYSVPTLGFIISSGDERQFHYSSIQNRDNYPYDDYKRLYDIFPKMRSLCVSSFDGIVTPSKEIETRRFVLPSFTFLSFPSFQNVKIHTFDLTSKSSSNVMIKDLIPDLEEDEVIKGVIAFSSDDVLNPTLGRLILNCMERSNKNIALAGALVSLTWCCSSTDQRPDVEMAKSNVSGFVFTGDGVQVKSIILACEVNNVREVERELSKLEPDKYPQDVTSYAFMFACCGRGKAHYRQESNIESSTFRRLFPHTKLVGCFCGGEIGINSFSNSTKVKNMNPDNLFHSYTTVFMLISLHNKNIC, from the exons ATGGAAATCGGAGTCGTTCTTTCGAGTCAATATGGACTTGTCAAGTGTATCCTGGAACACCTTTCTGCCTTTGAGCTTATACAAACCTCCAAGCATGTCTGTAAATTATGGAATGACGTCACTGAAGTGATTCTTCGTGGACGTCGTCGGATGGAGTTCTTTTATTATGAAGGGAGCAAGACATTACCTCAAAAAAAGATTCTGGAAAAGGTGAAAGAGGAGTTTTCGCGGGATTTCCAGGAGTTTCTACGTCATGATGTGTACTCAG TGCCCACTCTTGGATTCATCATAAGCTCTGGAGATGAAAGACAGTTCCATTATTCCTCCATTCAG aACCGTGATAATTATCCATATGATGACTATAAGCGTCTTTATGACATTTTCCCCAAGATGAGAAGCCTCTGCGTAAGTTCATTTGATGGGATCGTCACGCCGTCAAAGGAAATAGAAACCCGACGGTTTGTTCTTCCATCCTTTACATTCCTTTCATTTCCATCATTccaaaatgttaaaatacaCACATTTGATCTAA CTTCCAAAAGTTCAAGTAATGTAATGATCAAAGACCTCATTCCGGATCTAGAGGAAGACGAAGTAATCAAAGGGGTCATTGCTTTTTCATCTGACGATGTACTTAACCCCACTCTGGGCCGCCTCATACTGAATTGTATGGAGCGAAGTAATAAGAATATAGCCCTGGCTGGAGCATTAGTATCATTGACATGGTGTTGTTCTTCAACGGATCAAAGACCGGATGTCGAA atggCAAAGTCCAATGTATCCGGATTTGTTTTCACTGGGGATGGAGTACAAGTGAAATCCATTATTCTAGCATGTGAGGTCAATAATGTGAGGGAGGTTGAAAGGGAATTATCAAAGCTTGAGCCGGATAAATATCCTCAAGATGTGACGTCTTATGCTTTTATGTTTGCATGCTGCGGTAGGGGAAAAGCTCATTATCGACAAGAGTCTAATATTGAGTCATCCACCTTTCGAAGACTCTTTCCTCATACAAAATTAGTAGGATGTTTCTGTGGTGGCGAAATAGGAATTAATAGTTTCTCAAACtcaacaaaagttaaaaatatgaatcctGATAACTTATTTCACTCGTATACCACTGTATTCATGCTTATATCCTtacacaacaaaaatatatgttag
- the Hsc70-5 gene encoding stress-70 protein, mitochondrial, translated as MLSATKFASRIIKETPWTSFQGSLLQSAQQSSFLASKYQISENNKRWKSTGVSGAVVGIDLGTTNSCVAVMEGKQAKVIENSEGARTTPSIVAFTSDGERLAGMPAKRQAVTNSENTFYATKRLIGRRFEDEEVKKDMNMVSYKIVKSSNGDAWVKSTDGKVYSPSQIGAFVLTKMKETAEGYLGTSVKNAVVTVPAYFNDSQRQATKDAGQISGLNVLRVINEPTAAALAYGMDKSDDKVIAVYDLGGGTFDISVLEIQKGVFEVKSTNGNTFLGGEDFDNALLIHLVAEFKRDQGIDLSKDSMALQRVREAAEKAKVELSSSMQTDINLPYLTMDASGPKHMNLKLTRAKFESIVGDLIKKTIEPCNKAMKDAEVTKSDIGDVILVGGMSRMPKVQETCKEIFGRVPSKAVNPDEAVAMGAAIQGGVLAGDVTDVLLLDVTPLSLGIETLGGVLTKLIQRNTTIPTKKSQVFSTAADGQTQVEIKVMQGEREMAIDNKILGQFQLVGIPPAPRGVPQIEVTFDIDANGIVNVHARDKGTGKEQQIVIQSSGGLSKDEIENMVRDAEAHADADKVKKERIEAINQAEGILHDTEAKMDEYKDQLPSEDVTKMKDQIKEVKDKLANKDEMDPEDIKKTVSELQQSSLKLFEIAYKKMASEREGGSSSSSSSEGTSSDESKKEDKQ; from the exons ATGCTCTCTGCTACCAAATTTGCCTCACGAATCATAAAGGAAACTCCTTGGACCTCATTCCAAGGAAGTCTTCTCCAAAGTGCTCAGCAG TCCTCCTTCCTTGCATCCAAGTACCAGATATCCGAGAATAACAAGAGATGGAAGTCTACGGGAGTGTCTGGAGCCGTTGTGGGCATCGACTTGGGTACGACCAACTCCTGTGTAGCTGTTATGGAGGGCAAACAGGCTAAAGTGATTGAGAATTCCGAAGGCGCACGGACGACTCCTTCCATCGTTGCCTTTACTTCAG atgGCGAAAGACTTGCAGGAATGCCGGCTAAGCGGCAAGCCGTCACAAACTCTGAAAACACGTTTTACGCCACAAAACGTCTGATTGGTAGACGCTTTGAAGATGAAGAAGTGAAGAAAGATAT GAATATGGTTTCTTATAAAATAGTCAAGTCCAGTAATGGAGATGCATGGGTCAAGTCAACAGATGGAAAGGTCTATAGTCCTAGTCAGATAGGTGCATTCGTTCTTactaaaatgaaagaaacagcTGAGGGATATTTAGGAACTTCGGTCAAAAATGCTGTTGTCACAGTTCCTGCTTATTTTAACGATTCTCAACGACAGGCTACAAAAGATGCAGGCCAAATATCTGGATTAAATGTTTTGCGTGTTATTAATGAACCCACAGCTGCTGCTCTGGCTTATGGAATGGACAAGTCTGATGATAAAGT CATTGCAGTATACGATCTCGGTGGTGGAACTTTTGATATTTCTGttttagaaatacaaaaagGAGTCTTTGAGGTGAAGTCCACAAATGGCAATACTTTTTTGGGTGGTGAGGATTTTGATAATGCTCTACTCATCCATCTTGTCGCTGAATTTAAACGGGACCAAGGTATTGATTTGTCCAAGGACTCCATGGCTCTTCAAAGAGTTCGTGAAGCTGCGGAAAAAGCTAAAGTGGAGCTTTCTTCTTCAATGCAAACTGACATAAATTTACCATATCTTACAATGGATGCTAGCGGCCCTAAGCACATGAATCTCaag TTGACCAGAGCCAAATTTGAAAGTATTGTGGGTGATTTAATCAAGAAAACTATTGAACCCTGTAACAAAGCCATGAAGGATGCCGAAGTCACTAAGTCTGACATCGGAGACGTTATCTTGGTCGGTGGAATGTCTCGTATGCCCAAGGTTCAAGAAACTTGTAAAGAAATTTTCGGCCGTGTTCCCAGCAAAGCAGTCAATCCTGATGAAGCTGTAGCTATGGGTGCTGCTATTCAAGGCGGAGTCCTAGCTGGAGATGTGACTGACGTACTTCTGTTGGACGTTACACCCCTCTCTTTGGGTATTGAAACTCTTGGTGGGGTTTTGACCAAGTTAATTCAACGTAATACAACCATTCCTACTAAGAAGAGCCAAGTCTTTTCAACCGCTGCCGACGGTCAAACTCAAGTTGAAATCAAGGTAATGCAAGGTGAGCGTGAGATGGCCattgacaacaaaattttgGGTCAATTCCAACTGGTCGGTATCCCTCCTGCACCTAGAGgagtacctcaaattgaagttACTTTCGATATTGATGCCAATGGCATTGTAAATGTACATGCTCGCGATAAGGGTACTGGAAAGGAACAACAAATTGTTATCCAGTCCAGTGGTGGTCTTTCCAAAGACGAAATTGAGAACATGGTTAGAGATGCTGAAGCACATGCTGATGCAGACAaagtcaaaaaagaaagaattgaaGCTATCAACCAAGCCGAAGGTATCCTTCATGACACAGAAGCTAAGATGGATGAATACAAGGATCAATTGCCAAGTGAGGACGTTACAAAAATGAAAGATCAGATTAAGGAAGTTAAAGATAAATTAGCCAACAAGGATGAAATGGATCCTGAAGATATCAAGAAAACAGTCTCAGAACTCCAACAATCTTCACTCAAGTTATTCGAAATAGCTTACAAGAAG ATGGCGAGTGAAAGAGAAGGTGGATCATCATCATCAAGCAGTAGTGAAGGAACATCTAGTGATGAATCTAAGAAAGAAGACAAACAGTAA